The stretch of DNA GACCATCACGATGGCAGACCGCTAAGAGTCTATCTCAATCGACGAATGCAGTTATCCGATAGTCTCCTGTGAGTTCGTCGATTCAGGCGTCTATCGCGTGCAAACGACCGACGATGCCAAGCCGGAACCGACGATCTGGGCGGTTCCCGACGACGTGTGGGAGATCATCGAGGAGATTCTGAGCCGCGAGTATCCTCGACATCGGCAAGACCGCAAGCGTGTGCCGCTTCGCCCGGTGTTGGACGGGGTTGTCTACAAGCTGCGCACTGGCTGCCAGTGGAACCGAATCCCCAAGGAATACGGCGATGACAGCACGATCCATCGCCATTTCCAGGCGTGGTGCGCAATGGGCGTCTTCGATGCCATCTGGCGTCAGTTGCTTCTCCGGCGGGCGGGCGTCGGGGGAATCCTCCGTAGAATCCTCCGTCTTCGGAGCGACGGCAGCCATGCGCCGTTGGATGTCCGCTAATGCCCGTCGGGCTTTTTTTGTCCACGACGTCACGGTTCCGACTTTCACCGACTGAACGCGGCTGATCGCCTCGATGCTGGTTCCTTCGCAATACATCGTGACGGCTTGTTGGCGCACCTTTTCGGGGTAGACGTGCCGTTGAGCCTCCGGGGTGTGGCGGTGGTGACACTCACGGCAAAGAAACGTCTGTTTCCCATTGGCTTTCCCGTCCTTGACCATCCAATTGGAGCCGCAATGCGGACAACGAACGTCGTGGCGATACGAGCGGGGACGTGCCATGCGCGATCCCTCTCGTTATGATTCCCAGAAGACATCAACAGCAATCTCAGCATGAATCAGGAACACCGTGGCGGCGTGGCGTGGCGACGTCCATGACAGATGACGAGGAGGGCTGGTCGCATGGGAGTCGAGACGCACGAGCTCAGGTTCGAGGCGACGCCGGAGAAGGGGGACGTATCTGCAATCCTGATGGTTCCGCCGGAGCCCGCCGCCGTGCTGGTGCTAGGGCACGGCGCGAGCACGAACATGCGGCATCGAACGCTGCAGAGCATCGCCGATAGCTGCGCCGCTGTCGGCATCGCGACGTTGCGCTACAACATGCCCTACATGGAACGCGGCGGCGGACGCGAATCCGAGGCGGTCGCCCTGGCGACGGTCCGGCAGGCTGCGAAGACGGCGCGCGAGCGATGCGCGGCGCTGCCGCTGATTGTCGGAGGACACTCCTACTGCGGGCGCATGTCGTCGCTGGCGGCGGCGGAGTCGCCCATCGAAGGAGTGCGAGGGCTCGTCTTCTTCTCGTTTCCGCTGCATCCCGCCGGAAGCCCTTCCACGGCGCGGGCAGAGCATCTGCCGAAGATCACGGTTCCCATGCTGTTCCTGTCGGGAACGCGGGACGACCTGGCGAAGCTGGACCTGCTGGAGCCCGTGTGCGCGGGTTTAGGCGACCGAGCGACGCTCCACCTGCTCCAGACGGCGGATCACGGGTTCAAGGTGCAGAAGCGCGGGCGCAGCACGGACGAGGACGTGTTCGACGAGATGGCACGCGTGCTGAAGGGGTGGTTGGACCGGATCGGGTAGGCGGTCGACGGCACTGGCGTACCGCGATTCGTAGGGGCGACGCACCGCGTCGCCCCTACGACCTGTCGGTGTGTTACACCATCTTCTCGAGCTGCAGGGCGGCGTCCAGCGTCGCCTCGTCGAGCAGCTTCTGCTCCAGGACGACCTGCCGGAGCGTCTTGTTCTCGAGGTACGCCGTCTTGGCGACCTTGGCGGCGTTGTCGTATCCGATGTGCGGCGACAGCGCCGTGACGAGCATCAGGGACTGCTCGGCGAGCGACTTGATGCGCGCCGTGTCCGCCTCGATGCCGATGGCGCAGTTCTCGCGGAACGAGTCGCAGACGTCGGCGATCAGCCGGATCGACTGGAGCACGTTGACCGCCATCACCGGCTTGTAGACGTTCAACTCGAAGTTCCCCAGCGCGCCGGAGAAGGCGATCGCCGCGTCGTTGCCGATCACCTGCGCGACGACCATCGTCATCGCTTCCGCCTGGGTCGGGTTCACCTTGCCTGGCATGATGCTGCTACCAGGCTCGTTCTCCGGGATGCGGAGCTCGCCGATGCCGCAGCGGGGTCCGCTGGCGAGCCATCGGATGTCATTGGCGATCTTGTGCAGGCTGCACGCAACCGTCTTGAGGACGCCGGACGCCTGAACGATGGCGTCGTGCGCCGCGAGCGCCTCGAACTTGTTGGGAGCCGTGACGAACGGCAAGCCAGTCTTCTCCGCAATCGCCGCCGCCGACTTGACGGCGAAGTCCTTGTGGGCGTTGATGCCGGTTCCTACCGCCGTGCCGCCCAGCGCGAGCTCGTAGAGTCTGCCCAGAACGTGGTTCAGCGCCTGGATGCCGTAGTCGATCTGCGCGACGTAGCCGGAGAATTCCTGCCCGAGCGTCAGGGGCGTGGCATCCTGCAGATGCGTTCTCCCGATCTTGATGATCCCCTTGAACGCCTCCGCCTTCTCGGCGAACACGTCGCGGAACCGCCCGAGCGACGGGATCAGCTTGTTGTGGATCTGCTCGGCGGCGGAGATGTGCATCGCCGTCGGGAAGGCATCGTTGGTGCTCTGCGCTTTGTTGACGTGGTCGTTGGGATGGACGGGCTTCTTGCTGCCGACCTCGCCGCCGACCATCTCGATGGCGCGGTTCGAGATGACCTCGTTCACGTTCATGTTCGTCTGCGTGCCGCTGCCGGTCTGCCAGACGACGAGCGGGAAGTGGTCGTCCAGCTTCCCGCCGATGACTTCCTGCGCCGCCTTGACGATCAGATCGGCGATGCCCTTGTCGAGGACGCCGAGCTCCGCGTTCACTTCGGCGGCTGACTGCTTGATGATCCCGAAAGCGCGGATGAACTCGCGCGGAAAGCGTTCCGACCCGATCTTGAAGTTCTCAAGCGAGCGCTGGGTCTGGCACCCCCAGTAGCGGTCGCTCGGTACATGCATTTCGCCCATGCTGTCGGTTTCGATGCGCGTCCCAGTGCTCACAAGGTCTTCCTCTCATAGCGGTGCCATAGGGCTCGTATGGG from Candidatus Poribacteria bacterium encodes:
- the fumC gene encoding class II fumarate hydratase, producing MGEMHVPSDRYWGCQTQRSLENFKIGSERFPREFIRAFGIIKQSAAEVNAELGVLDKGIADLIVKAAQEVIGGKLDDHFPLVVWQTGSGTQTNMNVNEVISNRAIEMVGGEVGSKKPVHPNDHVNKAQSTNDAFPTAMHISAAEQIHNKLIPSLGRFRDVFAEKAEAFKGIIKIGRTHLQDATPLTLGQEFSGYVAQIDYGIQALNHVLGRLYELALGGTAVGTGINAHKDFAVKSAAAIAEKTGLPFVTAPNKFEALAAHDAIVQASGVLKTVACSLHKIANDIRWLASGPRCGIGELRIPENEPGSSIMPGKVNPTQAEAMTMVVAQVIGNDAAIAFSGALGNFELNVYKPVMAVNVLQSIRLIADVCDSFRENCAIGIEADTARIKSLAEQSLMLVTALSPHIGYDNAAKVAKTAYLENKTLRQVVLEQKLLDEATLDAALQLEKMV
- a CDS encoding alpha/beta hydrolase codes for the protein MGVETHELRFEATPEKGDVSAILMVPPEPAAVLVLGHGASTNMRHRTLQSIADSCAAVGIATLRYNMPYMERGGGRESEAVALATVRQAAKTARERCAALPLIVGGHSYCGRMSSLAAAESPIEGVRGLVFFSFPLHPAGSPSTARAEHLPKITVPMLFLSGTRDDLAKLDLLEPVCAGLGDRATLHLLQTADHGFKVQKRGRSTDEDVFDEMARVLKGWLDRIG
- a CDS encoding transposase, with protein sequence MSIDECSYPIVSCEFVDSGVYRVQTTDDAKPEPTIWAVPDDVWEIIEEILSREYPRHRQDRKRVPLRPVLDGVVYKLRTGCQWNRIPKEYGDDSTIHRHFQAWCAMGVFDAIWRQLLLRRAGVGGILRRILRLRSDGSHAPLDVR